A section of the Harmonia axyridis chromosome 2, icHarAxyr1.1, whole genome shotgun sequence genome encodes:
- the LOC123673111 gene encoding protein dopey-1 homolog isoform X1, which produces MTTITMEEYELMKESKYRMYVAAVDKALKNFEYTSEWADLISALGKLNKVLSTYLKYPVIPRRIKISKRLAQCMHPALPSGVHLKALETYDIIFRTMGTSRLAQELFIYSAGLFPLLGHAAMNIRPQLLKIYENHFVPLGERMRPALSGFLSGVLPGIESGSDHFERTNDLLEKVCDGVGASYFYTCMWQCVANNSPVRLSAISFVLAHYSKKMPMEDQLYLMGHDIDLMVCGLCAAVQDSSVLVQRSALDLLMVCFPMNNKQLLYADMVRLVTAALSTILRRDMSLNRRLYSWLLGTESHSVPASASDREIDLTDTTNTSVAYNLLNDAIRVILTNSSSKPQIDIKPYRLLTSLFDKPQIGPVILDSILYDVFRALYLSCLNLQKSKNGSARCVSFNGDLNSLNITDDRLVNKQFISKNCQELVKNANLLFNTLQSYYIWSYVEKLFKQCVTNIKNYKNRDKCQVNEIGSGVPHILETCILTEFLLDIIPIESYGESNANIQPNLFNNIIIIMKENLDSLNSIEIIESLNLCNKILSKIQPVTVTTTDKVTVAIGDEAVVEIDKKSDSSVNIESSQDEGDQPVKSLEKSKSDSRLNENMNNSELLTIEETRERSNSNQMPKKKEKFSPKIDKKSKNKKSKSSSKLYDMKKEDLCESGDENSETQDSIREKEEEEKKEPPPPPLKVATVENKSFLKCLEEYKKFYVVFVEVKVLPDVNIHKFFKSMVCDKNERIKKLQKLLEDCLSTHTEFEPIIVRDILSRCSFSNSLATTPDYPNSEYEKATSIACNILLEFSAFPNLTSHSISGEKTLPSWLEALIAASCCRNSSKEIQLSAMNAMLEIFSLAKAQNPSKNDESSNNVIITGILNREHVNYIEENTIVIEEMSQILWQFLGQTDNQNHTILCVTLLYQIHNIFDDKLFVERIIGKYLSSENLTLEYIKRFFLVWHLGRDLNIKLPLNKPNIRNFDRSLLKILDNLQNYEKLNLKLLAESFLSHSLLHNDIPRILNPLLTKLLSPNTARVAIRHVNIQDSDCQSEINVQDNVKVEHNQPKIVYAVSNVNGNIMYHVTTDGPSPKQQKSKWFMFSKNNKKFQPSVVNVTTSVTEDLSNVVTKKNKDFRVQQVSPKFDKNGKGNVKLFINPLSSKEIYPTGLNGSYSKLDPHKSMNSSSESLTSSNDCTSHDSPIKSFPNEKEPTTMDSGYESVVKSKTQPDIIGMLSNGPSKKILEKIEPIEDGVKDKFVDPKLPKSRSFDEKSASMENASEQGNSLVHSWSYCLSDSENLHAELELSTSAEDFFKTSDKTVIAEIMLDLLDRVCERIDGDSEITDSSSTTTNRHSDTEIRPKIHHSSKNFVLYPIHSHICLYYEVFDSSQVFYALQTLKNCILSNPQLFIKCLATSGLKNLQNNEVLYLLARHRKSILGYHFTGDLNQEYVNFYRGYMFLDVIISICLNYARTFYPCLDDVHLTNEEMNMNFKIQLESLEILDVIVKNLIAIVKDNTKGFSSYIADMLVKCKLQKILLHCLLTSVRTFDEDMTFAEEVLMFNNFLLFDSNQNVGEHIEAFQIQLLRLIQSLIVLEFNVFPSSKPSGPALEQIATAVVTELNYTPTMLTPYQQIFLSAIMSALRQHNMKNLQEKWLNMVTSCLPYFGENLKQISISVIHQICNNIEDIASSYRNWQTSGELCPDYAVTQLESLTILCHYSLLDSSQTVNQKNVPESGSNPVSHPSEIFNNLFNAFFSPSATDGFPSVKPNADHYQNARKTILSHMPRIISSVAKLWQTIVSLEGDFNSVYGNLKIVKQQLLEFLSPIAVHHSCSFLAAIAVAWFERRNVFSNVKTVLPEPNAGQNNLVYLISAIRVIPLDNLVQTVTAVIKNPPTTEGLSSDICLDVSVLELFYCYMRNASTSQLLEAWTSLLTLIREGCALSPSAQFLLAALLHELMIKCCPLEDRKDQKDLQDVTSKLIESVAQICGSCLEQTTWLRRNLAVKEQDEDHSPDVSIINSGATENMIGSSHSVQAQLLLAEILSPILDICFGSSEKEKVNTILTSLMYNIVPYLKTHTVRNMPSYLACSKLLASLSSYQYTRKAWKKDVFDLLFDNAFFQVDHSCLKYWKVIVDNLMTHDNITFRDLMNRVSMPQSGSLSLFTSREQEYEQKAQLLKRLAYVIFCSEIDQYAKYMSDIQEQLTTSLRLPSPNIQAQVFLCFRVILIRMSPLHVTSLWPIIISEMLQVFLQIEQELSTDTEEFRTNNSSHIKLLSSLDASWAINSSNGLHALGHPHWLRLQLSTAKLLDLTLLLPATTLPQFQMYRWAFVGDDLDRIQNSNAVSFTPHVVRIAEQMDKKYNATDQLAMRRNELLLTMNSISQLQDLHGFFKTLSLCSDRHRTDCVRTYSSDTPLADRQTDKKLDVILEKIDKVVETDFLDKIPR; this is translated from the exons GTCTCTTTCCTCTCTTGGGCCACGCTGCGATGAATATAAGGCCTCAACTGTTGAAAATCTACGAGAACCACTTCGTACCACTGGGAGAAAGGATGAGGCCCGCCCTGAGTGGTTTCCTCAGCGGGGTACTACCAGGCATAGAGAGCGGATCAGACCATTTCGAAAG aaccaACGATCTTTTGGAAAAAGTCTGCGATGGCGTAGGTGCCTCATACTTCTACACCTGCATGTGGCAGTGTGTAGCAAACAACAGTCCTGTAAGGTTGTCGGCTATAAGCTTTGTACTAGCGCATTACAGCAAAAAGATGCCTATGGAAGACCAGTTGTACTTGATGGGCCATGACATAGACCTTATG GTTTGTGGCTTGTGTGCTGCAGTGCAGGACTCCAGTGTCTTGGTACAACGTTCTGCTTTGGATCTGCTTATGGTATGTTTTCCAATGAATAATAAGCAACTTCTCTATGCCGATATGGTGAGACTTGTAACTGCAGCACTGTCAACTATATTGAGGAGAGATATGTCACTGAATAG gaggtTATACTCTTGGCTTTTGGGAACAGAATCACACAGTGTGCCTGCAAGTGCGTCAGACAGAGAGATCGATTTGACAGATACCACAAACACGTCTGTCGCTTATAACCTTCTGAACGACGCCATAAGGGTCATCTTGACAAACAGCAGTTCTAAACCACAGATCGACATCAAACCCTACAGGCTGTTAACCTCTCTTTTTGACAAACCTCAAATAGGTCCAGTGATTTTAGACAGTATTTTATATGATGTTTTCAGAGCTCTTTATTTATCTTGCCTGAATTTACAAAAAAGCAAAAACGGTTCTGCCAGATGTGTGTCGTTCAATGGAGATTTGAACAGTTTGAACATAACTGATGATAGGCTAGTTAATAAGCAGTTCATCTCAAAGAATTGTCAGGAATTGGTTAAAAACGCTAATTTGTTATTTAATACCTTACAAAGCTATTACATATGGTCGTACGTTGAGAAACTGTTCAAACAGTGTGTaacgaatataaaaaattacaagaacAGAGATAAATGTCAAGTGAATGAAATTGGATCGGGCGTACCACACATATTAGAGACATGTATTTTGACTGAATTTCTTTTAGACATAATTCCAATAGAATCATATGGCGAAAGTAACGCCAATATACAACCTAATTTATTCAAtaacattataattattatgaagGAAAATTTGGATAGTTTGAATTCCATCGAAATAATCGAAAGTCTGAACTTGTGCAACAAAATCTTAAGCAAAATCCAACCAGTGACTGTAACAACTACAGATAAAGTAACTGTTGCCATTGGTGATGAAGCTgttgttgaaattgataaaaaatcggATTCTTCCGTAAATATCGAATCATCGCAAGATGAGGGTGACCAACCAGTGAAATCTCTAGAGAAAAGTAAATCAGATTCTAGGCTAAACGAGAATATGAATAATTCAGAACTACTTACGATAGAGGAAACCAGAGAGAGATCCAACAGTAATCAAATGCCGAAGAAAAAGGAAAAGTTTAGCCCGAagattgataaaaaatccaaaaataaaaagtcCAAGTCAAGTTCTAAATTGTACGACATGAAAAAAGAAGACTTATGTGAATCAGGTGATGAGAATTCGGAAACTCAGGATAGTATCAGAgagaaagaggaagaagaaaagaaagaacCTCCCCCTCCTCCTTTAAAAGTGGCCACAgttgaaaacaaatcgtttttGAAATGCCTGGAGGAGTACAAAAAATTCTATGTGGTTTTCGTTGAAGTTAAAGTGCTACCCGATGTGAACATCCATAAGTTCTTCAAATCCATGGTTTGCGATAAGAATGAACGTATCAAGAAATTGCAAAAACTACTAGAGGATTGTTTAAGTACGCATACAGAatttgaaccaatcattgtcaGAGACATCTTGTCAAGATGCAGTTTCTCAAACTCTCTGGCCACCACTCCTGATTATCCGAATTCAGAGTATGAGAAAGCTACTTCTATAGCATGTAATATTCTCTTGGAGTTCTCGGCATTTCCTAATTTGACCAGTCATTCGATTTCTGGTGAGAAGACTTTACCATCCTGGTTGGAAGCTTTGATTGCAGCTTCTTGCTGTAGGAATTCATCCAAAGAAATACAACTGAGCGCCATGAATGCGATGTTGGAGATTTTTTCGCTTGCCAAAGCTCAGAATCCAAGCAAAAATGATGAGAGTAGTAATAATGTCATTATTACTGGGATCCTTAACAGGGAACATGTCAATTATATTGAGGAAAATACTATAGTCATTGAG gaaatgtcCCAAATTTTGTGGCAGTTCCTGGGCCAAACTGACAATCAGAATCACACTATATTATGTGTAACTCTACTATACCAGATACacaatatttttgatgataagCTTTTTGTTGAAAGAATTATTGGAAAGTACCTTTCAAGTGAAAACTTGACCTTGGAATATATAAAACGCTTCTTCTTGGTCTGGCACCTTGGAAGAgatttaaatataaaattaccATTGAACAAACCCAACATAAGAAATTTTGACAG GTCACTGTTGAAAATCTTGGACAATCTGCAGAACTACGAAAAACTTAACCTAAAACTCCTGGCAGAATCTTTCCTATCCCACAGCCTTCTTCACAACGATATACCACGAATTTTGAATCCGCTTTTAACCAAACTTCTATCTCCAAATACTGCTAGGGTGGCAATTAGACATGTTAATATTCAGGACTCAGATTGTCAGAGCGAAATTAACGTTCAAGATAATGTCAAGGTGGAACACAACCAACCGAAGATAGTCTATGCAGTGAGTAATGTAAATGGTAATATAATGTATCACGTAACAACAGATGGACCCAGTCCTAAACAACAAAAGAGCAAATGGTTTATGTTctccaaaaacaataaaaagtttCAACCGTCTGTAGTCAATGTTACGACAAGTGTAACAGAGGATTTATCCAATGTTGTCACAAAGAAAAACAAAGACTTTAGGGTACAACAGGTTTCTCCAAAATTCGATAAGAATGGCAAAGGAAATGTAAAACTTTTCATCAATCCTTTAAGTTCTAAAGAGATATATCCTACAGGACTAAACGGATCATATTCAAAGCTAGACCCTCACAAGTCCATGAATTCCTCCTCAGAAAGTTTAACCTCCAGTAACGATTGTACCAGTCATGATTCTCCTATTAAGAGCTTTCCAAACGAAAAAGAACCAACGACGATGGATTCAGGTTATGAATCAGTTGTGAAAAGTAAAACACAACCAGATATTATAGGGATGCTTTCGAATGGACCATCAAagaaaatacttgaaaaaatcGAACCAATTGAAGATGGTGTCAAAGATAAATTCGTAGATCCAAAGCTACCGAAATCCAGAAGTTTCGACGAGAAAAGTGCCAGTATGGAGAATGCTAGTGAACAGGGTAATTCATTGGTTCATAGTTGGTCCTACTGCTTGTCGGATTCTGAAAACTTACATGCTGAGTTGGAGTTGAGCACTAGCGCAGAAGACTTTTTCAAAACCAGCGATAAAACTGTTATTGCAGAAATAATGTTGGATTTATTAGACAGAGTTTGTGAAAGGATAGATGGTGATTCTGAAATCACAGATTCCAGTTCGACAACTACGAACAGGCATTCAGATACAGAAATTAGACCAAAAATTCATCATTCTTCGAAAAATTTCGTTCTATATCCGATCCATTCACATATATGCCTGTATTATGAAGTGTTCGACTCTAGTCAAGTTTTTTATGCTCTTCAGACTCTAAAGAATTGTATTCTGAGTAATCCACAGCTTTTTATTAAATGTCTGGCCACTAGCGGTTTGAAAAATCTTCAGAACAACGAAGTCTTGTATCTTTTAGCAAGGCATCGTAAATCAATCCTGGGATATCATTTCACTGGGGACTTGAATCAGGAATACGTGAATTTCTATAGAGGCTACATGTTCTTAGACGTTATAATCTCCATCTGTTTAAATTATGCAAGAACTTTCTACCCTTGTTTGGATGATGTACATCTTACAAACGAAGAAATGAACATGAATTTCAAGATTCAGTTGGAGAGTTTAGAAATCCTCGATGTAATTGTAAAGAATTTAATAGCTATTGTTAAGGATAATACTAAGGGATTTTCAAGTTATATTGCTGATATGCTGGTGAAGTGCAAATTGCAGAAGATCTTATTGCATTGTTTGTTGACATCTGTAAGAACTTTCGATGAAGATATGACTTTTGCTGAAGAGGTTCTGATGTTCAACAACTTTTTATTGTTTGACTCGAATCAGAACGTTGGAGAACATATCGAAGCTTTCCAAATACAGTTATTGAG GTTAATCCAATCTCTGATTGTCCTGGAATTTAACGTTTTTCCATCGTCAAAACCCAGCGGTCCTGCTTTGGAACAAATAGCCACCGCTGTTGTTACGGAGCTAAATTATACGCCAACTATGCTGACTCCCTATCAGCAGATCTTTTTGTCGGCCATTATGAGTGCCTTGCGTCAACATAATATGAAGAATCTGCAGGAGAAATGGCTGAATATGGTCACATCCTGCTTACCTTACTTTGGTGAAAATCTCAAACAAATATCCATCAGTGTTATCCACCAGATTTGTAATAACATTGAGGATATAG CATCAAGTTATAGGAACTGGCAAACAAGTGGTGAACTGTGCCCTGATTATGCGGTTACTCAGCTAGAATCTCTTACAATTCTTTGTCACTATAGTTTGTTAGACTCCAGTCAGACAGTTAATCAGAAAAATGTACCTGAGTCCGGTTCTAATCCAGTGTCGCACCCTAGCGAGATATTTAATAATCTTTTTAACGCTTTCTTTTCGCCATCGGCCACAGATGGTTTTCCCTCTGTGAAGCCAAATGCTGATCACTATCAGAATGCGAGAAAGACCATACTTAGCCACATGCCCAGGATTATTTCTAG tgtTGCTAAGTTGTGGCAAACTATAGTTAGCCTAGAAGGTGACTTTAATAGTGTGTACGGAAACTTGAAGATTGTGAAACAGCAGCTCCTCGAATTTCTTAGTCCTATCGCAGTGCACCACAGTTGTAGCTTCTTGGCTGCTATAGCTGTGGCTTGGTTTGAAAGGAGGAACGTATTTTCAAATGTCAAAACT GTTCTTCCTGAACCAAATGCTGGTCAAAATAACCTTGTGTACCTCATTTCGGCAATTAGGGTCATACCCTTGGACAATTTAGTACAAACTGTAACGGCTGTGATAAAGAACCCTCCCACAACTGAAGGATTGAGCTCGGACATCTGTCTGGATGTGTCTGTCCTAGAGTTGTTTTATTG TTACATGAGAAACGCTTCCACCTCTCAATTGCTTGAAGCTTGGACTTCCCTATTAACCCTTATCAGAGAGGGCTGTGCGCTCAGCCCTTCGGCGCAGTTTCTATTGGCTGCTCTTCTTCATGAACTCATGATTAAGTGCTGCCCTCTGGAGGATCGTAAAGATCAGAAAGATCTACAAGATGTTACGAGCAAG ttgatagaGTCAGTAGCACAAATATGTGGGTCTTGTCTAGAGCAAACAACATGGCTGCGTAGAAATTTGGCTGTGAAAGAACAGGATGAGGACCATTCTCCTGACGTCAGTATTATCAACAGTGGTGCTACAGAGAATATGATTGGAAGCAGCCACAGTGTTCAGGCTCAACTG CTTCTAGCGGAAATTTTGTCGCCCATCCTCGATATCTGCTTTGGATCCTCCGAAAAGGAGAAGGTTAACACGATCCTAACCTCTTTAATGTACAACATTGTACCTTACCTTAAGACTCACACCGTACGTAACATGCCCAGCTATCTGGCGTGCTCTAAACTGCTAGCCAGCCTAAGCAGTTATCAGTACACGAGGAAAGCGTGGAAAAAGGATGTATTCGATCTGTTGTTCGACAACGCCTTCTTTCAGGTGGATCATTCCTGTCTTAAGTACTGGAAGGTGATAGTCGATAATTTGATGACCCATGATAACATTACTTTCAGGGATCTAATGA ATAGGGTTTCGATGCCTCAAAGCGGCAGTTTGAGTTTATTCACTTCCAGAGAGCAAGAGTATGAACAGAAAGCTCAGCTGTTGAAACGATTAGCATATGTAATATTCTGCAGTGAGATAGACCAATATGCCAAATATATGTCTGATATTCAAG AACAATTGACTACTAGTCTGAGGTTGCCCTCTCCAAATATACAGGCACAGGTATTCCTCTGTTTTAGGGTTATATTGATAAGAATGAGTCCTCTTCATGTCACTTCTTTATGGCCGATCATCATAAGCGAAATGCTACAGGTGTTTTTGCAGATAGAACAAGAACTGTCAACGGATACGGAAGAATTCAG GACAAACAACAG TTCTCACATAAAGTTATTGTCGTCCCTTGATGCCAGCTGGGCTATAAACAGTAGTAATGGGCTCCATGCTCTTGGTCATCCGCATTGGCTGAGGTTACAACTGTCAACAGCTAAGTTACTGGACTTGACGTTGCTTCTTCCTGCCACTACTTTACCCCAGTTTCAGAT gtATCGATGGGCCTTTGTAGGCGATGATCTGGATCGCATTCAAAACTCCAATGCGGTGTCTTTCACCCCGCATGTAGTTCGAATCGCAGAACAGATGGACAAGAAATACAACGCCACAGATCAACTGGCGATGAGGAGAAACGAGCTATTGCTCACCATGAACAGCATCAGCCAATTGCAAGACTTGCACGGATTCTTCAAAACGCTAAGTCTGTGTTCCGACCGGCACAGAACAGACTGCGTAAGAACTTATTCTTCCGATACACCCTTGGCAGATCGCCAGACCGATAAAAAATTAGATGTCATCCTGGAGAAAATTGATAAAGTAGTCGAAACAGATTTTCTCGACAAAATTCCTAGATAA